CAGGAGAAGCATTCTGTATTCTCTGTGCTTTCCTATCCTCCTATTTTCCTacagatcattcattcattcattccaaaaagaaaaactgagcttCTATTTCTAGGCATTGTCTAGGACAAAGCAGTAAACAAATAAGCTCTCTGTGCTTGGAATGCTCATGGTTTGGAGGAGGGGCGGGACAACACAAacacaagataaataaacaaggtATAATTAGCGACAGAGCTGCAAACTCAATTTAGCAAGGTGATCTGACACGGAGACTGGGGTTGGACTACTTCAGCATCAGTGGAGAGGGAAGGCCTCTCTAAAAGAGACAACATTTGCGATGACACTTCAATCACAGGACCTTCTCGGATTTTCTCATGTCTGAAAACAGGAATACCCACTACTACTTAATATGACAAAAGGGTAGCATGTTTTAGTGGCAAGAGTGCGGGATATGGGGCCGAAAGATCTgtattcaaatcctgactttggCACCCAGTTATTGTGTGACTTTAGCTAAGTGTCTTTCCAGAAAAGCTTTTCCTAAGAGTAGAGCCATAGCCACCTTTTCTTTCTGTATACTGCTCATTCAACGTTATTTACTATTCTATTTTGTTTCCCtcaccagaatgtaagctcctgGAGGACCTTCCTATCCTGGACATAGTTCCATTCACAGCATTTAGTACACTGCCTGGTGCTCAatattaactgaatgaatgaacgggGCTCCACTTGGAacctcatttccttcttcctttctagaaTGGGCACGATTATCCCTAACTCATGGGTCGTTGAGGGGTTTAAATAAGAGTATCTGTGACAGTTTAGCACTGGGCCTTTTGTAAAAGCGTAATAAGATCGAGACGGCATGCGACCATTAAAATCTTTTAGGTTTGCAATGGCGACAATCCCCTAGATTAACAGAGATCACAAAAAACGCTTGTTACATCTATCCTCGCAGTCAAACTGCAACCGCCTGGAAGGCAAGAATAATCCTACAGGGAATAAAGTCCAGAGAAGCAAAGCCACTTGTTCCTAAAGCTAAGGGTAATGGCAGGGTCAAGCCTGGAACCCCGGCTTCCCGATTCCTGGCCGCGAATTCCCAGATGCAATGGGTCATTTCTCGGATTGTTATTTCCGGGCTAGCGGCGGGACAATCCGGGGCGGGGCCTGAGAAGCCGTCTTGCTAGGGCAGCCTCCTCTACGAGCCCCTCGCGGGGCCGGCGCTCAGGTGCAGGGGCGCCTCGCGGCGGGACTCACCTCGTGGCCTCGGCGTCGTCCCCTCGGCTCATGCCCCAGAAACAGGTCCCGACCCCGCAGCCCGACGGCCCTCCAGGCGCGTCCACCTCAACGTCGCCCGCTGCCAGGCCGTCGGTGACGCGCTACGCCTGCGCCGCCGCGCCGCCCCGTGACGTCATggcgcccgcgccgccgccgtcTCCGCGGTCGCGTGGGTCTTTTCCTAGTAGCCTGGGCGATAGCTGGTGAGTGGCCTCTGCAAGGCCTCGAGGCGCGCGCTGGATCCGGGTGCCAGAGACCTCTACTCAAGCATCTCTGGAGAACTGAGGGAGTCTGATCACCGTACCCTGACCGGTTCCATTCGAATCCGGCTTGACCTTTAAGACTGGGGGCGGGACCTGTCGCTTCCGCGAGATTTtcgtggggtgggggcggggcttgtCCCCTCAGCTACGAACTTCGAGGATGCGGAGGGGAGGGTGCTTATTCAATAGCATCCCCTCCTTTGTAGCCCACTATCTGGCAGGAACATTTAGTGTTCAGAACTATCCCACGGGGGTAGGTATTATTACCCCCCCcatgatgaagaaatggaagctcagagaaatAACTTTATCAGGGTCATGCGGCTAGTGAGGGATGGAGCTTAAATTACAAAGCCTTAACTTTTAACCATTACTCTGTGCCTTCCCTCAGCAAACAGTTGTCATTTCAGTAGCCGTTGTCTAGTTACAAAGTGTTTCTGCAGCCCTTACCTCATTCGATCGTCCTGGTAACCCTGACAAATAGTATTGTCATTTACATTTTACCTAGGAGATTGAGGTCCAGGGAGTGTGATCTATCTGAGTTCACATATCTAGGAAGTGCTAGAACCAGGACTCTTTCCCAGGTCTTCTCTAAGTTTGgtgccttttttcctttcaccGCACTCTACTGCATTTTCCAGAATCTTGGAGAGCTTTTTAGTTCGAAAGAATGAAAACCTGAACTGACCCTTCATTTTGCAGTTGGCGAAACACAATCTAGGTAGGAGAAGTGGTTTGGTACAAGTCACATGTCACTGGAGAGCTGCCACAAATGCTTTTTGTAATACAGGTGGTTATGAATCTAAAGAGGATTGTTGGCAGGGAGTGATGAGAGGAATATTGGGATCTGTACCTTCTAGCTCTTAGGCAAAAGTTGTTTCTCTACCTGTTAAAGTGTGTCATCCTCCTTTGGTTACATCAGGGACATGATTCTATACTATAGTCATGATGCTGTGAATAGTCAGATACTATGTAGTCagttgcggggcgcctgggtggcgcagtcggttaagcgtccgacttcacccaggtcacgatctcgcggtccgtgagttcgagccccgcgtcaggctctgggctgatggctcggagcctggagcctgtttccgattctgtgtctccctctctctctgcccctcccccgttcatgctctgtctctctctgtcccaaaaataaataaaaaacgttgaaaaaaaaaaaaacaaaaaactatgtaGTCAGTTGCTGCAAATACCTGTATGTGGCACTGAATTTAGAGAGCATACCCTACTATCTCTATGTGAAAAATCTGGGAGACTAAGAGATGATTGAAGCACTGTTGGGAAGTAGAGCCCAGGACCTTCAATCTAAGGCTTAGAGTCCAGATCTTGCACTGTaattgtgatcttgggcaaggaCTTAATCTTTCTGGACTTTCATTCATGTATGTATTCATCACTCATATTCAGTGTCTTCTGTATTCAGGGACTGTGCTATGCTGGaggtacagcagtgaacaagagaaCCAGAGATCAGTCTTTGTGGTGGTTATAGTCTCAGGGAGGGATGTAGGCAGTGATCAAATAACTACACAGCTAGTAACTATTAGCTGATACTGtttaagtgctatgaaaaaagtATAGGGTGTTGATGAAAGTGGGCTACAGGACATTTGACCGAGTTGGACTGGAGGAGACAGCCAAGAAAGGCATCCTCTGAGAAAGTGATGCTTAAGctgaaatctgaaagaaaaatgagagatggTTCATTAAAGAGGTGGGGGAAGATCATTCCAAGCAGATTCAACTTCAGCATTATGTTTGAAGACCCAGGAGCAGGAGGAAtattcaaggaaatgaaaaatcattttgcttatttgtaaaatgtgggtGGTAATTATGAATTTGGttatgagataatacatgtgaaaGTACTTTATATACAATGAGGACCCACATCCgtgtttataaaaatgtacatattataaGCTAATATACAGCTGGATTGTGAGAAGTTGCTGGGACAATGGATAAGCTAGGGCTTTGTGTCCCTCATCTAGttctttacaaaattaaaatgcaccTTCTATAGAAAACACAAAGTCAAGTTTTGAGAACCTTAACTTTGGAAAAACAGTATGTGCctcaaatagatttaaaatatactCCCAACAGTTTTAATAATAACGTCAATAATTGCTGAGTGTTTCATATATGTAATAGTATACAGTACACTGgataagagcacagactctggagctagATTGCCTGAAAtctaatcttgggcaagttatctgtgcctttgtttcttcatccataGAATGGGTATACTAATAGTCCTTTTTTCATAGTGATATCATGAGGctcaaatgagttaatgtatgcAATACAGCGTTTAGAATAGTTTCTGGCACATAGTTGTAACTCTGTAAATGTTAGCAattgtttcattattattgttacaaTTATCTTTTTGAAGGCTCAGTAATATCACGGCAGTAAAAATGGGGTGGAAACTGtagctcagagaggctaaatgatctatgcaaggtcacacagctcctaaGTGTGGGATTCCATTTCAAGGCTGTGTCCAAAGCCCAAAtactttctcacatttttttctgagtttaggTTAATTTTGTCGGATAATACCTGGGCTCCTGTGACAGTTCCTTTCCTTGACTAACTCTTCTGTGCTGAACTGTTAATATGCATGTCCTTAAGGTAAAGGGCCCAAGGGACTGCCTTTATTGAACCTCTACTTTGAAATTTCCTGACTTCTGTGCAATTAAAATCTACGCCTAAAACATTTCAGCAATGTGGTTTATTTATAGAGTTGTCTTCCGGTTCACATGTACTGGGTCTGCTTTTGGGTGCTGCGCTTTCTGTCAAAGGTTGTTTATTTCTAACCCATTTTGATTTCCTGTTGCTTTGTGGATTGGTATTATGACCTGCAACAGGAACACCAGGAAACCTGTTTTAAATGGAGCAGCCAGATTGAAACCctgtagattaaaaaaacaacaacaacaaaacgcaTTATTATACAGCCATATTTGGATATAAGTGTGGGTAAGGCATTGGCTATATTAGAAAAACCTAGATATAGAAACCTCACTTAGAGCCAAATTTTGTGAACAGTTTTGGCAAAATAGGGCAGAGCCAATAGTTCCGTGCCCTTGGACAGCGATGGTCTCTTTGAGCatcagtttctacatctgtaaaatggagattattATACTTTCTCTGTGGCATTATTGGGAGGATTAGACATGGTAAAGCAAGCAGCCCAGGCCTGACTTCAATTAATAGtagctattgaaaataattaaagaagaggaaagatactttttaaaatctagatttgcTTTTACTGATTTCATGTAGTCAATCACAGACATCTAGCATCCCTTGCTATTAAAAATTccagcaggagagaaaaaaaaaaaaaaacctccatcaGGAGAAATTATTTGCCTTTGATTTACTcgcttttcttttaagaaataataataatggtagctAGCATTTATTAAGTAGGTACTATATCccgggcactgtgctaggtgtttTACATGCATTTACTATCTCATTTTAAGATCaggattatttttctcattttgcagatgaagaaagtgatGCCCAGATAGGTGCAGTGAATTGCCCGAAGTTGGAATTTACATCCAGATCTGACTGGCTAGACTATCTTATACTATCTTAGACTATCATTGGTAAAGACACGCGGGATTCTTTATTGTGTCTGACTGTTGTGTAGAAGTCTTTTTGAAAGGAAAGGTGATAGCTGTCAACAGATACtctttggggggcgggggggctcctGCTATTAGCTGGGCACTGTGCCAATTATCTTACCTGCATAAACTCATTTATTCTTCCCGAGCCTAAGAAATAactataattatccccatttcacagttgaggaaaTGAAGGTGCAGAGGTGTTCAGGGGCATTTAGtcagtggtggagctgggattagATTCCAGGTCTTCCTGGCTGCAAAGTGCATGCTTTTATTCAGTTCTGCTGCATTAACATTTaaggatgggatttttttttttttttctaatgaggtATAGGACTGATTTTCAAAGATAGTAACTTCCAGGTATTTGATGCTAATTGCTCTTGGTTTTAACTGAGTGATAGCCAGATTCCTGGCAGAAGCTGGCTGTAGACTCCCACATCTTTTCATGGTCAGAGACCTTAGAAGTATAATGTATAACTTGTGTTAACACAGAGGAGGGTGGCATTTTCCAGAGCTTTAGTTCTGTAACATGGAAGACCTCAAACCTCAACCGTGCTTCAGACTCACATTAAAGTAAAGTGCATTCTAATTGGTAATCAGCGCATAAGGaaccaaagaaaattttaattaaatgctgTCGTGTGAATTTTCCAGTCATTTTATGCCTGTtgaaatgagttttttaaatttagtttaaagTCCTCTTCCAGTGCTCTGCCCTCCCTTTTTAGAGTATAACTTTATCaagatttttttgccttttctcatgTAAGGGTTTAATTAGCATCATTAAAGATTTCAGCTGCTGCACATTTACTTAACTCTGTGTTTCCTGTGTACTATAAGGGGCATTTGGTACAGTGGAAAGAGCCTGGCGATTTGGAGTCCTACAgactgtgggcaagttacttaaatctCTGTGAGCTTCAGTATCTTTCTGTAATATGGGGCTAATCATATTTCCTTGTATGGCTGTTGGGAGGaggtaatatatttaaattgcttAGCATATAGCTTAGTTTGCAGTTGTTGCTTGATAATTGgtacaaattattttctgaagttGTAATactatctgttttcctttttttttttttttggttttagtctTTATAGTGAATGTTCACAAGGATTGTCTTCCGGCATGGCCTTGGGATTAAGATGCTTCCGCTTGGTCCACCCTGTCTTTTGTAACTCCTTTGCAGCCTTGACCAGACCTGTTTCAGAAGTGACGCTGAAGACAGTGAGTGGCAGACAAAATGACCATGGACAATACATGGCCTCACCAGCTGTACCAATCCGTTATTTCGCTACCAAGAAAGCCAAAGGTAGAGATATATGACCTCTTCGCCCTTTTCTTGCATTTAGCCCTTGAACTATTGTAGCTGGAAGGGATCTCAGAGATGTACTGAATTTCTCCCCTTGAGGAAGAACGTGGAGATGGTGTCTCAGATAGTTCAGTTCATCAGCTTAAATACCACAGTGACAGAGACAGTGTTAGAACCAAGGGTCTCTTTGCTCATTACCGTGTGGCCTCCCGTGTTACCATTGCTCAGAATAtacctcatttccttcttttagttttagttttggaATTAGAGATGTAAGTGCCAAGCCAACCAGAATATTTGTGGCAGAGATCAACATATTTTCTCCTTATAACAAGCAAGACCTCTGTTGGAAGTGAAATTAAAACCAGAAGTTTGTTGGGTGAGGAGGTATTAGAGCCATGGATTTAGATGGATGATCTTAATGGTTTGTGTCATCCAAGAATGAGACTTTGATATGCCgcaggtctcagcttaaatgtcgCTTCCTCAGGGAAGTCCTCTCTGACCCCTTAGACTGGGTCAGGTCCCTTGTTACGTGCACTCTTGTGCACTGTTATTTTACCTTTGACGTCCTTAGCACAGCACCcgttaattaatcaattaattgtGAGATTAATTATTGTTTGTTCTGTGTCTTCTATGCTGGACCCTATGAGAATAGGGTCCGTGCCTTATTTAGTACCTAACAGGTCCTGACACATAGTATGTATCAAAAAatgttgttgaatgaataaggaGTGCAGAAAGCACTCCTTAGCACACCTCAAAGCACACGTGCTATTTGCAGTGGTGGGTCAGGGAGTCCATTCCCAAGGATGGTGTTGGAAACATGCTGCTGAATATTTTTTCCGCTGACTTtccttttatggtttcatatgaACCCTCCCTTTGCTATTAATAGGAAAATTAACAAATTGCTGTAAGAGCATTAATAGTTAGAAGATTTATATTGTTACTAGTGACAATGGTAACAACTTTTCATCTGTATgttgcactgattttttttaaatttcacaaattcACGTATTTAATAATTTGACCTTTATAATTATCTATTGAAAGAATTATTATCTAGTgaagacatttttataattatctggTGAAGCccaaatctcaccatttgcaaacGAGGAAACCGAGGTACCTATGTACGATGTTTGTCCATGGTCACATCTAGATAGTGGCAGAACTGGGAATGGGGGGGGGCCTCCTGATGCACACATTAGCTATAGCGTGTAAGCAGCTTTTCATATTTACTTGACTGCTCAGTTTTTAGCTCGTCTGCCTCTTTAAAAAGTCGGttgtttcactttttctttgaaatttgttggATTCCTTCTGTATTAGGAATGAGAGTCGTTTGTTGATTGTGCTATAGCTGTCTGCTTTGCCTTTtacttaatggtgtcttttgttGACCATAAGTTTTAATGTGGTCCTATTTTTTTCGTCCTTTCCTTTATCATTTGTACTTTTTGTGTCTTCTGTAACAAATCCTTACCTACCCAGAGTcatattcttctatattttcttctaaatattttaaagttttttacttTTCGTGGGTTTTGAGTccatatggaatttatttttgaaggtgttGTGAGGCTGGGAATCtagttttaagttt
Above is a window of Panthera tigris isolate Pti1 chromosome D4, P.tigris_Pti1_mat1.1, whole genome shotgun sequence DNA encoding:
- the MRRF gene encoding ribosome-recycling factor, mitochondrial isoform X3, whose product is MPQKQVPTPQPDGPPGASTSTSPAARPSVTRYACAAAPPRDVMAPAPPPSPRSRGSFPSSLGDSCLYSECSQGLSSGMALGLRCFRLVHPVFCNSFAALTRPVSEVTLKTVSGRQNDHGQYMASPAVPIRYFATKKAKAKGKGQFQTRVNLNAALVEDIISLEEVDEEMKSVIEALKDNFNKTVNIRTSPGSLDHITVVTADGKLALNQIGQISMKSPQLILVNMASFPECTAAAIKAIRESGMNLNPEVEGTLIRVPIPKEKTTHSRTKLLGGEH